A window of the Bombina bombina isolate aBomBom1 chromosome 3, aBomBom1.pri, whole genome shotgun sequence genome harbors these coding sequences:
- the GPR25 gene encoding probable G-protein coupled receptor 25 translates to MEMESLLSDYYDYNNDSDYNNETEEQVEEIFPQAHWILPTLYSIFFFFGLLGNALVIAVISRRSSRRADIFILNLAVSDMLFVLTLPLWASSLALGNYWPFGVHLCKTSGFTIAVTRCASSLLMACMSVDRYLAVMGGQKMLLLRTKNCSLGACCTIWAVSVLSGVPALAFRQLNEENGACVEPAKSSLIVGLKISTVLLTFVLPLIVVLFCYCCMARHLKKYFGRGKGTLKPRRGQSWLRIVTCVVAAYTFSWLPFNTLNSVAMAAQLNMDLPLLNAIDQPLCAAAALAFANSCTNPIIYFLLDAGFRRRAKMLIPRIFPACCADLLSPLNIQIIPAATGSAESGSTYTGSC, encoded by the coding sequence ATGGAAATGGAATCCTTGCTGTCTGATTACTATGACTACAATAATGATTCTGACTATAACAATGAGACAGAAGAACAGGTTGAAGAAATATTTCCTCAGGCCCATTGGATTCTCCCTACTCTATATTCAATTTTCTTCTTCTTTGGACTCCTTGGAAATGCTTTGGTGATAGCTGTAATTTCTAGAAGAAGCTCACGAAGAGCAGATATCTTCATCCTGAACCTTGCAGTCTCTGACATGCTTTTTGTCCTGACTTTACCACTTTGGGCCTCTTCCTTGGCACTTGGCAATTATTGGCCATTTGGAGTTCACCTTTGCAAAACCAGTGGGTTCACCATTGCAGTGACCCGCTGTGCTAGTTCCTTGCTGATGGCCTGCATGAGCGTTGACCGTTACCTTGCTGTGATGGGGGGTCAGAAGATGCTCCTTCTCCGAACTAAGAATTGTTCACTTGGGGCCTGCTGCACAATCTGGGCCGTCTCTGTCCTTAGTGGAGTCCCAGCCCTTGCCTTTCGTCAGCTCAATGAGGAGAATGGCGCATGTGTTGAACCTGCAAAATCATCTCTCATTGTTGGTCTAAAGATTTCCACTGTTCTCCTCACTTTTGTACTCCCCTTAATTGTGGTCCTGTTTTGCTACTGCTGTATGGCAAGGCACCTAAAGAAGTACTTTGGACGTGGAAAAGGAACACTGAAGCCTCGTCGAGGGCAAAGCTGGCTGCGCATTGTCACTTGTGTGGTTGCAGCTTATACATTTTCCTGGCTTCCTTTTAACACTCTCAACAGTGTAGCAATGGCAGCTCAGCTAAATATGGATTTGCCCTTACTGAACGCAATAGATCAGCCCCTTTGTGCGGCAGCTGCACTGGCTTTTGCCAATAGCTGCACCAACCCTATCATTTATTTCCTTCTGGATGCTGGCTTCCGGCGTAGGGCAAAAATGTTGATTCCACGTATTTTTCCTGCCTGCTGTGCAGATTTGCTATCCCCACTCAATATCCAAATAATACCAGCTGCCACTGGCAGCGCAGAGAGTGGCAGTACCTACACTGGCAGCTGTTGA